One genomic window of Thermococcus indicus includes the following:
- a CDS encoding AAA family ATPase encodes MTEIEEASKKLEEIVERISTVYIGNEEVIRKTLAAALVNGNVLFEDYPGLGKTLLAKAFGRVLGLKYTRVQFTPDLLPADILGTKVWRQNLGTFELIKGPIFTHVLLADEINRAPPKTQSALLEAMEERQVTIEGETFPLERPFFVIATQNPIEFEGTYPLPEAQLDRFLLRLRVGYPKSLEDEMAILEARLSWRKDDPTADMEPMIDRKTFVRIQDLVEERIFTSRDIVRYISELVRNARADSRVEAGPSPRGGIALMKVAKANALLEGRDYVLPDDVKAFAIDALAHRVVIRAEYSFEGIRGEDVIMEALEKTPVPKGAEGR; translated from the coding sequence TCTACATAGGCAACGAGGAGGTCATAAGGAAGACCCTGGCGGCGGCTCTCGTCAATGGGAACGTCCTCTTTGAGGACTACCCCGGCCTGGGAAAGACACTCCTGGCCAAAGCCTTCGGGAGGGTTCTGGGCCTGAAATACACCCGCGTTCAGTTCACCCCTGACCTGCTCCCCGCGGACATACTGGGAACGAAGGTATGGCGCCAGAACCTTGGAACGTTCGAGCTCATTAAAGGCCCAATCTTCACGCACGTCCTTCTGGCGGACGAGATCAACCGCGCTCCCCCCAAGACCCAGTCCGCTCTACTTGAGGCAATGGAAGAGCGCCAGGTCACGATAGAGGGTGAGACCTTCCCCCTGGAGCGGCCGTTCTTCGTCATCGCAACACAGAACCCGATAGAGTTCGAGGGAACCTACCCCCTCCCCGAGGCCCAGCTCGACAGGTTCCTCCTCAGGTTGCGCGTGGGCTATCCGAAGAGCCTGGAAGATGAGATGGCAATCCTTGAAGCGCGTTTGAGCTGGAGAAAGGACGACCCAACGGCGGACATGGAACCGATGATCGACAGGAAGACGTTCGTAAGAATCCAGGACCTCGTGGAGGAGAGAATTTTCACCAGCAGGGACATTGTGAGGTACATCTCGGAGCTCGTGAGGAACGCCAGGGCGGATTCCAGGGTGGAGGCCGGCCCGAGCCCCAGGGGCGGAATCGCACTGATGAAGGTGGCAAAGGCAAACGCCCTTCTGGAGGGCAGGGACTACGTTCTTCCGGACGACGTCAAGGCCTTCGCCATCGATGCCCTGGCCCACAGGGTCGTCATCAGGGCGGAGTACTCCTTTGAGGGCATCAGGGGTGAGGACGTTATAATGGAAGCCCTGGAAAAGACCCCCGTTCCCAAAGGGGCGGAAGGAAGATGA
- a CDS encoding DUF58 domain-containing protein: MRKNLTGYLLWALLLGTLFLSPGMIGLATVPLSVLALGTLIEPPKGITVVRRISRREVRLGEEVEVRVRVTVERGMGIVVVRDPLPGSVALTEGSSVGVFFKGPRPLQVEYTYRIKPVLRGVYSLPRSEVTTRNPLGTRYLWGLYGEELRIRAVPRVLREVSVIETRRKARISVPETSYSIRGPISTDFKEIRNYQTGDPMKLINWKATARMGEVLVNEFEREGKKTVLFIVDAREAMKIGKESESPYEHAMNLVASMAHSFLRKDYHVGLYLLGAGKFIPPATGPRQLHEIVRTMMSFERVQTGEERLDDAVERLRRILIQYTPLVVYVSNILEGTWAETRRGMLTVRAMGRGKTRPMVIDISVYPTLDPGTGTLMEMEKRAIMEDLEKTGAYVIRWLPGEEETGRIVTRLLGEIR; the protein is encoded by the coding sequence ATGAGAAAGAACCTGACGGGCTACCTCCTATGGGCGCTCCTCCTGGGGACGCTTTTTCTCTCCCCCGGGATGATAGGCCTGGCCACGGTGCCCCTGTCCGTCCTGGCCCTAGGAACACTGATCGAACCGCCGAAGGGCATAACCGTGGTGAGGAGGATATCCCGGAGGGAGGTGCGGCTCGGTGAGGAGGTCGAGGTCAGGGTGCGCGTCACGGTCGAACGCGGTATGGGTATAGTGGTCGTCAGGGACCCCCTGCCCGGGAGCGTGGCGCTGACCGAGGGCAGCAGCGTCGGGGTATTCTTCAAGGGCCCCAGGCCACTGCAGGTTGAATACACCTACAGGATAAAGCCCGTCCTCAGGGGCGTTTACAGCCTGCCCAGGAGCGAGGTGACCACGAGGAATCCCCTCGGGACCCGCTATCTCTGGGGGCTCTACGGGGAGGAGCTGAGAATAAGGGCCGTTCCCAGGGTGCTGAGAGAGGTATCTGTGATTGAAACCCGGAGAAAGGCCAGGATAAGCGTTCCGGAGACGAGCTACTCCATAAGGGGGCCCATCTCAACGGACTTCAAGGAGATAAGGAACTACCAGACGGGGGATCCGATGAAGCTCATAAACTGGAAGGCGACCGCGAGGATGGGGGAGGTGCTCGTCAACGAGTTCGAGAGGGAAGGAAAGAAGACCGTGCTCTTCATTGTGGACGCCCGGGAGGCGATGAAGATAGGAAAGGAGAGCGAGAGCCCCTACGAACACGCCATGAACCTGGTCGCATCGATGGCCCACAGCTTCCTGAGAAAGGACTACCACGTGGGGCTCTATCTGCTGGGAGCGGGAAAGTTCATTCCACCTGCCACGGGGCCCAGACAGCTCCACGAAATCGTTAGAACCATGATGAGCTTTGAGAGGGTCCAAACTGGGGAGGAAAGGCTCGATGACGCGGTGGAGAGGCTGAGGAGGATACTCATCCAGTACACCCCCCTTGTGGTCTACGTCTCCAACATCCTGGAGGGAACGTGGGCCGAGACGAGGAGAGGAATGCTCACCGTGAGGGCCATGGGGCGGGGCAAGACGAGGCCGATGGTGATAGACATCTCGGTCTATCCGACCCTCGACCCGGGGACAGGGACGCTGATGGAGATGGAGAAGAGGGCGATAATGGAGGACCTGGAGAAAACCGGAGCCTACGTCATCCGCTGGCTGCCCGGCGAGGAGGAAACGGGCAGGATAGTAACCAGGCTTCTGGGGGAGATAAGATGA
- a CDS encoding PH domain-containing protein: MSSKLPKAAGKVLEAGENVLFTVKKKVSLEKPKWLLITDRRIIYLDEKILGRYDVKAIPYQKLEEVRVELGVVSSEFLIKGEENVRLKLGWMNKEQARKTINAIKDALNAIAIEPVSVDIKKGLTHETWVLKKPKELVSRVVSTGTTVQHTPAVEKKEDPIEKLKKLKELYDMGVISAEEYEEKRKKLLEQI; this comes from the coding sequence ATGAGTAGTAAATTACCGAAGGCCGCCGGAAAGGTTTTGGAAGCCGGGGAGAACGTGCTCTTCACCGTTAAAAAGAAAGTGAGCCTTGAAAAGCCCAAATGGCTCCTCATAACCGACAGGAGAATAATCTACCTGGACGAAAAGATCCTGGGAAGGTACGACGTGAAGGCCATACCCTATCAGAAGCTCGAGGAAGTCAGGGTTGAGCTCGGTGTGGTGTCCTCGGAGTTCCTCATTAAGGGTGAGGAGAACGTGAGGCTAAAGCTCGGCTGGATGAACAAGGAACAGGCAAGAAAGACGATAAACGCCATAAAGGACGCTTTGAATGCCATAGCCATTGAACCCGTGAGTGTGGACATCAAGAAGGGCCTGACCCACGAGACATGGGTGCTGAAGAAGCCCAAGGAACTCGTCAGCAGGGTCGTCTCAACTGGAACCACGGTCCAGCACACACCGGCCGTGGAGAAGAAGGAAGATCCCATCGAGAAGCTCAAGAAGCTCAAGGAGCTCTACGACATGGGTGTTATAAGCGCCGAAGAGTACGAAGAAAAGAGAAAGAAGCTTCTCGAGCAGATTTAG